A section of the Candidatus Limnocylindrales bacterium genome encodes:
- a CDS encoding energy transducer TonB — protein sequence MTAAQWHDAYATGEEPSLARMSASVAAALALHAAAVALLAARETTWLELQPAPIVVTLFPAASRTEGPGAHSDELHVASAAAGPRAEPPATAANPVMSLPREPEDVAPPHPESVPRPLPKPAKRIATTAKPHATDHPDAAATPPDTDTGAIARGGTGTATSSGTSDAASAPSWAPAARIRYEELLFAWIDRHKEYPLLAQRRGIEGSGLIRVRIGRDGRLIDRSLVRSTGQPMLDDAALEMVRRSSPFPAVPGEYSGASFEFVAPVEYRLH from the coding sequence ATGACAGCGGCGCAGTGGCACGACGCGTATGCCACCGGGGAGGAACCCAGCCTTGCCCGCATGTCCGCGTCCGTCGCTGCCGCACTTGCCCTGCATGCGGCCGCCGTCGCGCTGCTTGCTGCACGCGAGACGACCTGGCTCGAGCTGCAGCCGGCACCGATCGTCGTCACGCTATTTCCGGCCGCCAGTCGCACCGAAGGCCCGGGCGCACATTCGGACGAGCTTCATGTCGCAAGTGCTGCGGCCGGGCCCAGAGCCGAGCCGCCGGCGACTGCGGCAAATCCGGTGATGTCGCTGCCGCGCGAACCCGAGGACGTGGCTCCGCCGCATCCCGAGAGTGTGCCCAGGCCGCTGCCGAAACCCGCGAAGAGAATCGCAACGACGGCAAAGCCGCACGCCACCGATCATCCGGACGCCGCAGCAACTCCGCCCGATACCGATACCGGGGCAATCGCCCGCGGCGGAACGGGAACAGCAACGAGCAGCGGGACGAGCGATGCGGCGAGCGCACCGTCGTGGGCGCCGGCTGCGCGCATCCGCTACGAAGAGCTGCTGTTCGCGTGGATCGACCGCCACAAGGAATATCCGCTGCTTGCGCAGCGCCGCGGGATCGAGGGTTCCGGATTGATCCGCGTTCGTATCGGGCGCGACGGCCGCTTGATCGACCGCTCGCTCGTGCGCAGCACCGGGCAGCCGATGCTCGATGATGCCGCGCTCGAGATGGTTCGCCGCTCGAGCCCGTTTCCCGCCGTACCCGGCGAATATTCCGGCGCGAGCTTCGAGTTTGTCGCGCCGGTCGAATACCGCCTGCACTGA
- a CDS encoding MAPEG family protein has product MGFALTCIGLLGLLVFGLGLGVSRMRGQTGKFIGCNEDPADPLYKWVRAHANACEFAPMFAILIYALANSGYGGWHGLLYAAAVFVRYSHAAGMILSPTLDRGHPLRLVGAVGTYIVGIILSLAAIF; this is encoded by the coding sequence ATGGGATTTGCGCTCACCTGCATCGGCCTGCTCGGCCTTCTCGTCTTTGGGCTCGGACTCGGCGTATCGCGCATGCGCGGCCAGACCGGCAAGTTCATCGGCTGCAACGAGGATCCGGCCGATCCGCTCTACAAATGGGTCCGTGCGCACGCCAATGCGTGCGAATTCGCTCCGATGTTCGCAATTCTCATTTATGCGCTCGCGAACAGCGGCTACGGCGGCTGGCATGGACTTCTGTACGCCGCCGCAGTGTTCGTACGCTACTCGCATGCCGCCGGAATGATTCTGTCGCCGACGCTCGACAGGGGTCACCCGCTCCGGCTCGTCGGCGCCGTCGGGACCTACATCGTCGGTATCATCCTGTCGCTGGCGGCGATTTTCTGA
- a CDS encoding (Fe-S)-binding protein — protein MSGPGLPCIHCGLCLDTCPTYRVLGTEADSPRGRIYIMEGIDSGEIELDTEAALHLSQCLGCLACESACPSGVSFGRRIEEFRPRLAERHDAGEMWRSVARKVYTSDAMVGAGLHVANLLDRAGFGPMRRKLPGLGLLPAAGPAAAGSAAGSAVSPLRRSQMHQPLRARARAAVLTGCVGDRLMPGINRDTVEVLQRNQIEVVEVPAQGCCGALALHSGHPDEARALASRNATAFAGADVDFVVTTAAGCGAMLRDYEHVLAGGDEEHRGRELAARARDISELLVEIGFERPKKPLELKGNVAYHDACHLLHARGIAAAPRAICEAAIGRDPVDLGENAICCGSAGSYNVDHPALSAELGKRKAELVLERKATVVAVGNVGCMLQISKAVAEAGLPTIVRHPVELLAEAYRQG, from the coding sequence ATGAGCGGGCCCGGACTTCCATGCATCCACTGCGGCCTGTGTCTCGACACATGCCCGACCTACCGCGTGCTCGGCACCGAGGCCGACTCACCGCGCGGCCGCATCTACATCATGGAAGGAATCGACAGCGGCGAGATCGAGCTCGACACCGAAGCGGCGCTTCACCTGTCGCAGTGCCTCGGCTGCCTCGCGTGCGAATCCGCGTGTCCTTCGGGAGTTTCCTTCGGTCGCCGCATCGAAGAGTTCCGTCCGCGGCTCGCCGAGCGTCACGACGCCGGAGAAATGTGGAGGAGCGTCGCACGCAAGGTGTACACCAGCGATGCGATGGTCGGAGCAGGCCTTCACGTCGCAAACCTGCTCGACCGCGCCGGCTTCGGGCCGATGCGGCGCAAGCTTCCGGGCCTCGGCCTGTTGCCCGCCGCGGGACCCGCGGCTGCCGGTTCGGCCGCTGGCTCGGCGGTTTCGCCGCTCCGCCGCAGCCAGATGCATCAGCCGCTGCGCGCGCGGGCGCGAGCCGCCGTCCTCACCGGATGCGTCGGCGACCGGCTGATGCCGGGGATCAATCGCGACACCGTCGAAGTTCTCCAGCGCAACCAGATCGAAGTCGTCGAAGTGCCGGCGCAGGGCTGCTGCGGCGCGCTGGCGCTGCATTCCGGCCACCCCGACGAAGCTCGCGCGCTGGCGTCGCGCAATGCCACCGCGTTTGCCGGAGCGGATGTGGATTTCGTCGTGACGACCGCGGCCGGATGCGGCGCCATGCTTCGCGACTATGAACACGTGCTCGCCGGCGGCGACGAAGAGCATCGCGGCCGCGAGCTGGCTGCGCGCGCGCGCGACATCAGCGAGCTGCTGGTCGAGATCGGCTTCGAGCGTCCGAAGAAACCGCTCGAGCTCAAGGGTAACGTCGCGTACCACGACGCGTGCCACCTCCTTCATGCACGCGGCATTGCGGCGGCGCCGCGCGCGATCTGCGAGGCGGCCATCGGACGCGATCCCGTCGACCTCGGCGAGAATGCGATCTGCTGCGGCAGCGCCGGCAGCTACAACGTCGATCATCCGGCGCTTTCGGCCGAGCTCGGAAAGCGCAAGGCGGAGCTGGTCCTCGAACGAAAGGCGACGGTCGTGGCGGTCGGCAACGTGGGATGCATGCTGCAGATCTCGAAGGCCGTCGCCGAAGCCGGGCTTCCGACGATCGTGCGCCATCCGGTCGAGCTGCTCGCGGAAGCCTATCGGCAGGGATGA
- a CDS encoding FAD-binding oxidoreductase yields the protein MSAAKANGTSAAETSAARPRLDLAAFPSLGPGQLRPGRDVDEIDGMLPQAVITAREPAHVIATIEEARAKRLGVVTSGGATMLHIGAPPRAYDVRLSMTAIGRILEQNPEDMTVICEAGVSLSRLQRSLAKVGQRVAIDAAIEDRASIGGILATNATGGLRHGFGLPRDLVLGMTAIDGCGRTLVCGGRVVKNVAGYDLVRLLTGSWGGLAIITQATLRTHPLPEAGATLVFEFVSPAELDAARGRLLGQSLPLAAVDFAVDMSEATMLWILAVRVEGTEQEVAVQGDRVCAAVGRQPSDAVEDWTSPAHIDAPGGATLRIATPPASIVGTVRSVLGKLKETASRLGRTPLLVAGHLGAGIARFHLASSSEDAGGSAARPAFGNPVDVAALQSLLAATEPDGVIATRVIERAPVSIKQGHQVWGAPPASLPLMRAVKRRLDPADALSPGRFVGGL from the coding sequence ATGAGCGCAGCGAAGGCCAACGGAACGAGCGCGGCGGAAACCAGCGCCGCGCGGCCGCGCCTCGATCTGGCCGCGTTTCCGTCGCTCGGTCCCGGCCAGCTGCGGCCCGGTCGCGACGTCGACGAGATCGACGGCATGCTGCCTCAGGCCGTGATCACCGCCCGCGAGCCGGCACACGTGATCGCCACGATCGAAGAAGCGCGCGCCAAGCGGCTCGGCGTCGTCACCAGCGGCGGAGCGACGATGCTGCACATCGGAGCGCCGCCGCGGGCCTACGACGTGCGGCTTTCGATGACGGCGATCGGCCGCATCCTCGAGCAGAATCCCGAGGACATGACGGTCATCTGCGAGGCTGGTGTTTCGCTGTCGCGCCTCCAGCGCAGCCTTGCCAAAGTCGGCCAGCGCGTCGCCATCGACGCCGCGATCGAAGACCGCGCATCGATCGGCGGAATTCTCGCGACCAACGCAACCGGCGGACTGCGCCACGGCTTCGGCCTTCCGCGCGATCTCGTGCTCGGCATGACGGCGATCGACGGCTGCGGTCGTACGCTCGTCTGCGGCGGGCGCGTCGTCAAGAACGTCGCCGGTTACGATCTGGTGCGGTTGCTCACCGGTTCGTGGGGCGGGCTGGCGATCATCACGCAGGCAACGCTGCGTACGCATCCGCTTCCCGAGGCCGGTGCAACGCTCGTCTTCGAATTCGTCTCGCCGGCCGAGCTCGACGCGGCACGTGGCCGCCTGCTCGGCCAGTCGCTGCCGCTCGCGGCCGTCGATTTTGCGGTCGACATGAGCGAAGCGACGATGCTGTGGATTCTTGCCGTGCGCGTCGAAGGCACGGAGCAGGAAGTTGCCGTACAAGGCGACCGCGTGTGCGCCGCGGTCGGCCGCCAGCCGTCGGATGCGGTCGAGGACTGGACGAGTCCTGCGCATATCGATGCGCCGGGCGGGGCCACGCTGCGCATCGCCACGCCGCCGGCGAGCATCGTCGGGACGGTGCGATCCGTGCTCGGCAAACTCAAGGAAACGGCGTCGCGGCTCGGACGCACTCCGCTGCTGGTCGCGGGGCACCTCGGTGCCGGAATCGCGCGCTTTCATCTCGCCTCGTCGAGCGAGGACGCGGGCGGATCGGCGGCGAGACCCGCGTTCGGCAATCCTGTCGACGTTGCCGCGCTTCAGTCGCTGCTTGCGGCGACCGAGCCCGACGGCGTCATTGCGACGCGCGTGATCGAGCGTGCGCCGGTTTCGATCAAGCAGGGGCACCAGGTGTGGGGCGCTCCGCCGGCATCGCTTCCGCTCATGCGCGCGGTCAAGCGCAGGCTCGATCCGGCCGACGCACTGTCGCCGGGCCGCTTCGTCGGAGGCTTGTGA
- a CDS encoding FAD-linked oxidase C-terminal domain-containing protein, with protein MDAGHPDTARPAIAPEPAAPRAAGESAARDFGAGAGVVKMDASLASALRDIVGDRGIVEKRTSLKVYECDGYTLEKTAPRLVLLPETTREASRVVSLLAKAGASFVPRGAGTGVSGGCLPIDSSVMIGTSRMKRIRSIDLENRVAEVEAGVVNLEVSRVVEPHGLYYAPDPSSQSACTIGGNVAENSGGPHTLKYGVTVNHVLALEVVLPDGQVVWLDRTCDAPGYDLVGLMTGSEGTLGIVTAAKVRLLAKPEAVSTMLAVFPGVGEASRAVSAIIAAGIIPAALEMMDALVIEAVEAAYHFGFPSDAGAVLLIELDGLADSLEPIAERVEACCMTESATEVRRAATEAERALLWKSRKRAFGAMGRLTPNYCTQDGVVPRSRLPEIAATIAKVSERYGLRIATLMHAGDGNIHPLVLYDETVPGEVERVLAAGDEILTACLELGGSITGEHGIGVEKLAMMPAAFTADTLAAMSDLRDAFNPHGLCNPGKIVPSSRSCVEVTRPRPRGGG; from the coding sequence ATGGACGCGGGCCATCCGGACACCGCGCGGCCCGCGATCGCGCCGGAACCCGCAGCTCCGCGAGCCGCCGGCGAAAGCGCCGCGCGGGACTTCGGCGCGGGCGCGGGCGTCGTAAAAATGGACGCTTCGCTCGCCTCGGCGCTTCGCGACATCGTCGGCGATCGCGGCATCGTCGAAAAGCGGACGTCCCTCAAGGTCTACGAGTGCGACGGGTACACGCTGGAGAAGACCGCCCCGCGGCTCGTGCTGCTGCCGGAGACGACGCGGGAAGCGTCGCGCGTGGTTTCTCTTCTGGCAAAGGCGGGCGCGTCGTTCGTGCCGCGCGGTGCGGGAACCGGCGTATCGGGCGGGTGTCTGCCGATCGACTCGTCGGTCATGATCGGGACGTCGCGCATGAAGCGCATTCGCTCGATCGACCTGGAAAACCGCGTGGCCGAGGTCGAGGCCGGCGTGGTCAATCTCGAGGTCAGCCGCGTCGTGGAACCGCACGGCCTCTATTACGCGCCCGATCCGTCGAGCCAGTCGGCGTGCACGATCGGCGGCAACGTCGCCGAGAATTCGGGCGGGCCGCACACGCTCAAGTACGGCGTCACCGTCAATCACGTGCTCGCGCTCGAAGTCGTGCTTCCCGATGGCCAGGTGGTCTGGCTCGACCGCACGTGCGATGCGCCGGGCTACGACCTCGTCGGTCTGATGACCGGCTCGGAGGGAACTCTGGGCATCGTCACCGCCGCAAAGGTGCGGCTGCTCGCGAAACCCGAGGCGGTCTCGACGATGCTCGCGGTCTTTCCCGGCGTCGGGGAAGCCAGCCGCGCGGTTTCGGCAATCATTGCGGCGGGCATCATTCCGGCCGCGCTCGAAATGATGGACGCGCTCGTCATCGAGGCGGTCGAGGCGGCCTACCACTTCGGCTTCCCGTCCGATGCCGGCGCCGTGCTGCTGATCGAGCTCGACGGGCTCGCGGACAGCCTCGAGCCGATCGCCGAGCGCGTCGAAGCCTGCTGCATGACCGAGAGCGCGACAGAAGTGCGGCGTGCGGCCACCGAGGCCGAGCGCGCGCTGCTGTGGAAATCGCGCAAGCGTGCCTTCGGCGCGATGGGCAGGCTGACGCCGAACTACTGCACGCAGGACGGCGTCGTTCCGCGCAGCCGCCTGCCCGAGATCGCCGCGACGATCGCGAAGGTCTCCGAACGCTACGGACTTCGCATCGCGACGCTGATGCACGCGGGCGATGGAAACATTCATCCGCTGGTTCTGTACGACGAGACCGTGCCGGGCGAAGTCGAGCGCGTGCTGGCCGCGGGCGACGAGATCCTGACGGCGTGTCTCGAGCTCGGGGGCTCGATTACCGGCGAGCACGGCATCGGCGTCGAGAAGCTCGCGATGATGCCGGCGGCATTCACCGCCGATACGCTCGCCGCGATGTCCGACCTGCGCGACGCGTTCAATCCGCACGGGCTGTGCAATCCGGGCAAGATCGTTCCGTCGTCGAGGTCATGCGTCGAAGTCACCAGGCCGCGACCGCGAGGCGGAGGATGA
- a CDS encoding alanine--glyoxylate aminotransferase family protein, which yields MNNVQPPSRLLLGPGPSMVNARVYAAMARPLVGHLDPYFLELLERVQGDLRTVFGTANAVTLPISGTGSAGMETCFANLVEDGDEVVIVVSGVFGTRMCDVATRLGARVERVEVEWGRVADPADVEAAIGRCKRPKIVAVVHAETSTGAWQPLREISRLAHEADALLLVDCVTSLAGCPVGIDELAIDAAYSGTQKCLSCPPGLSPVTMSERAMAAVAARKTKPRSWYLDLSLIGAYFGSQRLYHHTAPVSMIYALAEALTLVLEEGLDDRYLRHERNHHALLAGLGALGIHAAAQEGHLLWMLNCVHVPDGVDEAAMRRRLLLDHGIEIGAGLGPMAGKVWRIGLMGESSRPANVRRVLLAIESELRREGRRPPAGDAIEAADRVYAERG from the coding sequence ATGAACAACGTCCAGCCGCCGTCGCGCCTGCTGCTCGGCCCAGGCCCTTCCATGGTCAATGCCCGCGTCTACGCGGCGATGGCGCGGCCGCTCGTCGGTCATCTCGATCCGTATTTCCTCGAGCTTCTCGAGCGCGTGCAGGGCGACCTCCGTACGGTCTTCGGAACCGCCAACGCGGTCACGCTGCCGATCTCCGGTACCGGCTCGGCCGGCATGGAGACGTGCTTTGCGAACCTCGTCGAGGACGGCGACGAGGTCGTCATCGTCGTCTCCGGAGTATTCGGCACGCGCATGTGCGACGTCGCGACGCGGCTCGGGGCTCGCGTCGAGCGCGTCGAGGTCGAATGGGGCCGCGTGGCCGATCCGGCCGACGTCGAGGCGGCGATCGGCCGCTGCAAACGGCCGAAGATCGTCGCGGTCGTGCACGCGGAGACTTCGACCGGCGCGTGGCAGCCTTTGCGCGAGATCAGCCGCCTCGCGCACGAAGCCGATGCGCTGCTGCTCGTCGACTGCGTGACGTCGCTTGCCGGGTGCCCCGTCGGCATCGACGAGCTTGCGATCGATGCGGCCTACAGCGGGACCCAGAAGTGCCTGAGCTGCCCGCCAGGGCTGTCTCCCGTGACGATGAGCGAGCGCGCGATGGCCGCCGTCGCGGCGCGCAAGACGAAACCGCGAAGCTGGTATCTCGACCTCAGCCTGATCGGCGCCTATTTCGGCAGTCAGCGCCTCTACCATCACACCGCGCCGGTCTCGATGATCTACGCGCTCGCCGAAGCGCTGACCCTGGTCCTCGAGGAAGGGCTCGACGATCGCTATCTGCGGCACGAGCGCAATCATCACGCGCTGCTCGCCGGCCTCGGCGCGCTCGGCATCCACGCGGCAGCCCAGGAAGGCCACCTGCTGTGGATGCTCAACTGCGTTCACGTGCCGGACGGTGTCGACGAAGCCGCGATGCGCCGCCGGCTTCTCCTCGATCACGGCATCGAGATCGGGGCCGGCCTCGGACCGATGGCCGGCAAGGTCTGGCGCATCGGGCTGATGGGCGAATCGAGCCGGCCGGCCAACGTGCGGCGCGTGCTGCTCGCGATCGAATCCGAGCTGCGACGCGAAGGCCGGCGCCCGCCGGCCGGAGATGCGATCGAAGCGGCCGACCGCGTCTACGCGGAGCGCGGCTGA
- a CDS encoding MltA domain-containing protein: MRTAALLRPLAIVAGIAAFAASECPVVSLRTAAAATGVFAQNTDDLDPQSLAVAAERTANALDAQMETGPFVLGHTRVTTSDLAASARIVAKVARSARDPRDLTARLAQECTAYRFRSAAKITGYYEPVLAARRARDARFLYPIYREPPAPDLAAVTQRLGHAPLREDIDRGGALAGLGLEIAWLDDPVERFLLHVQGSGRLVFDDGTSERIGFAATNDAAYRSIGSVMLKKGMLARGHASADEIREWLRAHPDRRDAILFENPRYVFFRETGQEGPVGSLGVSLVGGRSIASDDRYVPRGILAWLVTTATAPGSTPVARFVFAQDAGAAISGPARVDLFEGSGEQAGTAAGKRNDSGELYMLVCREDGRQE; the protein is encoded by the coding sequence ATGCGGACGGCCGCGCTGCTGCGACCGCTCGCGATCGTTGCCGGGATCGCAGCCTTCGCGGCTTCCGAATGCCCGGTGGTTTCGCTACGGACGGCCGCGGCGGCGACCGGTGTGTTCGCGCAGAACACCGACGACCTCGACCCGCAGTCGCTTGCCGTTGCCGCCGAGCGCACGGCGAATGCGCTCGATGCGCAGATGGAAACCGGCCCGTTCGTTCTCGGGCACACGCGCGTTACGACTTCGGATCTTGCGGCCAGTGCAAGGATCGTCGCGAAGGTCGCACGCTCCGCCAGGGATCCGCGCGACCTGACCGCCCGGCTTGCTCAGGAATGCACGGCATATCGTTTCCGCTCGGCCGCGAAGATCACCGGCTACTACGAGCCGGTGCTTGCCGCGCGCCGCGCGCGCGATGCCCGCTTCCTGTATCCGATCTACCGCGAGCCGCCGGCGCCCGATCTCGCGGCCGTCACGCAGCGGCTCGGACACGCGCCGCTGCGCGAAGACATCGACCGTGGCGGCGCGCTCGCAGGTCTCGGACTCGAGATCGCGTGGCTCGACGATCCGGTCGAGCGCTTCCTGCTGCACGTGCAGGGCTCGGGCCGGCTCGTGTTCGACGACGGCACGAGCGAGCGCATCGGCTTCGCGGCGACCAACGATGCCGCCTACCGCAGCATAGGCTCCGTCATGCTGAAAAAGGGCATGCTCGCGCGGGGTCATGCCAGTGCGGACGAGATCCGCGAGTGGCTGCGTGCCCATCCCGATCGCCGCGACGCGATCCTTTTCGAGAATCCCCGCTACGTATTTTTCCGCGAGACCGGCCAGGAAGGTCCGGTCGGTTCGCTCGGCGTGTCGCTCGTCGGCGGACGCTCGATTGCGAGCGACGACCGGTACGTGCCGCGCGGAATTCTCGCGTGGCTGGTGACCACGGCGACGGCTCCGGGGTCAACTCCGGTCGCGAGATTCGTGTTCGCGCAGGATGCGGGCGCGGCGATCAGCGGGCCGGCGCGCGTCGATCTCTTTGAAGGATCCGGGGAGCAGGCAGGGACCGCTGCCGGAAAAAGAAACGACAGCGGCGAGCTGTACATGCTCGTCTGCCGGGAAGACGGCCGGCAGGAGTAA
- a CDS encoding peptide chain release factor 3 has translation MSTTEATRQGVAGAEIRSRRTFAIIAHPDAGKTTLTEHLLLMGGAIRLAGQVRSRGENRRARSDWMKIEQDRGISVSSAVMTFEFEGTTCNLLDTPGHEDFSEDTYRTLTAADSAIMVLDAAKGIEPQTLKLFEVCRMRNIPIITFINKIDRESLSPFELLDQIASQLALDVTPMMWPAGTGGLLRGVLDAEKNSFLPFDRTGAVLDPIALDDGSIAKHLEPEELAIFRDELELARAGYPEFDEQQYREGHLTPVYFGSALRALGVRELLESIVRFAPAPRPQATSTRTVEPTEPKVSGFVFKVQANMDANHRDRVSFMRICSGRFVRGMRLRLSTSGKTIGVHNPILFFAQNRELVDEAWAGDIIGIPNHGTIRVGDTLTEGEELRFTGIPNFAPEILQRVRLDDPMKSKQLRRALESFAEEGVTQVFKPKLGANWIVGVVGRLQLEVLASRIESEYGIKVGFEAAPYETARWVGAADPAELKRFEEANHSAMADDRDGAPVYLARNSWELRYAQKQWPNVTFAATRERVSAEHADA, from the coding sequence TTGAGCACGACCGAGGCAACCCGACAGGGCGTCGCCGGCGCGGAGATCCGCAGCCGCCGCACGTTCGCGATCATCGCGCATCCCGATGCGGGAAAGACCACGCTGACCGAACACCTGCTGCTGATGGGCGGCGCGATCCGCCTCGCCGGCCAGGTGCGCTCGCGCGGCGAGAACCGCCGCGCGCGCTCCGACTGGATGAAGATCGAGCAGGACCGCGGAATCTCGGTGTCGTCGGCGGTCATGACCTTCGAGTTCGAAGGCACCACCTGCAACCTGCTCGACACCCCGGGCCACGAAGACTTCAGCGAAGACACGTACCGGACGCTGACAGCGGCCGACAGCGCGATCATGGTGCTCGACGCCGCCAAGGGCATCGAGCCGCAGACCCTCAAGCTGTTCGAGGTCTGCCGGATGCGCAACATCCCGATCATCACGTTCATCAACAAGATCGACCGCGAGAGCCTGTCGCCGTTCGAGCTGCTCGATCAGATCGCGTCGCAGCTGGCGCTCGACGTGACCCCGATGATGTGGCCGGCCGGAACGGGCGGGCTCTTGCGCGGCGTGCTCGATGCCGAGAAGAACAGTTTCCTGCCGTTCGACCGCACCGGAGCCGTGCTCGATCCGATCGCACTCGACGACGGCTCGATCGCAAAGCACCTCGAGCCCGAAGAGCTCGCGATCTTTCGCGACGAGCTCGAGCTGGCGCGCGCCGGATATCCCGAGTTCGACGAGCAGCAGTATCGCGAAGGGCACCTTACGCCGGTGTACTTCGGCAGCGCGCTGCGCGCGCTCGGCGTGCGCGAGCTGCTGGAGTCTATCGTTCGCTTCGCGCCCGCTCCGCGACCGCAGGCCACGTCGACGCGAACGGTCGAGCCGACCGAGCCCAAGGTAAGCGGCTTCGTGTTCAAGGTTCAGGCCAACATGGACGCCAACCACCGCGACCGCGTGTCGTTCATGCGGATCTGCTCGGGCCGCTTCGTGCGCGGCATGCGGCTTCGCCTTTCGACCAGCGGCAAGACCATCGGCGTCCACAATCCGATTCTTTTTTTCGCGCAGAACCGCGAGCTCGTCGACGAAGCCTGGGCCGGCGACATCATCGGCATCCCGAACCACGGTACGATCCGTGTCGGCGATACGCTGACCGAAGGCGAAGAGCTGCGGTTTACCGGCATTCCGAACTTCGCGCCCGAGATCCTGCAGCGCGTGCGGCTCGACGATCCGATGAAGTCGAAACAGCTGCGCCGCGCGCTCGAGAGCTTCGCCGAAGAAGGCGTCACGCAGGTGTTCAAGCCGAAGCTCGGCGCCAACTGGATCGTCGGCGTCGTCGGCCGCCTGCAGCTCGAAGTGCTCGCGTCACGGATCGAGAGCGAATACGGGATCAAGGTCGGGTTCGAAGCGGCTCCGTACGAGACCGCGCGCTGGGTCGGCGCGGCCGATCCCGCCGAGCTCAAGCGCTTCGAAGAGGCCAACCACTCGGCGATGGCCGACGACCGCGACGGCGCTCCGGTCTATCTCGCGCGCAACAGCTGGGAGCTTCGCTACGCGCAGAAGCAGTGGCCGAACGTCACATTCGCCGCGACCCGCGAGCGGGTTTCGGCCGAGCACGCGGACGCCTGA
- a CDS encoding amine dehydrogenase large subunit, translating to MNRTNRLNAIIAGTSIAAAVVALAGAILVPAGVQAADIAPEKVGNVFELPAKPGPSWFWASDILLHRTALYDAAEGRLLGTISSGSAGTGFVVFPLFPPAHDEIYLAETYWSRGIRGERTDVVTVYDARTLKPKAEIPIPAKRGEYYPGNASNALTDDGRFMAVFNITPATSLSIVDVKERRFAGEVEAPGCSLVYSAGPRRFFMLCANGSALVIDLDDRGGVTRAERTEPFFDSVKDPITEKGVRRDNEWIFTSYDGVIHTIDVKGPTLAFGPTWSLTDDADRSGNWRIGGLQHLAVHAASGRLYVLMHQGPAGTHKDPGTEIWVYDLEERKRIARFAVPSPLVTFIADQAKLGAIDKQPLSTRATRAVLEATLPNVGAERILVTQEDKPLLIASSGFPPTIAVLDAETGAVEREIQEPGVGFSLFFNP from the coding sequence ATGAACAGAACGAACAGGCTGAACGCGATCATTGCCGGGACGAGCATTGCCGCTGCCGTCGTTGCGCTCGCAGGTGCGATTCTGGTGCCCGCAGGCGTGCAGGCGGCCGACATCGCACCCGAGAAAGTCGGCAACGTCTTCGAGCTTCCCGCCAAGCCCGGACCGTCATGGTTCTGGGCGAGCGACATCCTGCTGCATCGCACGGCGCTGTACGACGCGGCCGAAGGGCGCCTGCTCGGCACGATCAGCTCCGGATCGGCCGGAACAGGCTTCGTCGTATTCCCGCTGTTCCCGCCCGCGCACGACGAGATCTATCTTGCCGAGACGTACTGGTCGCGCGGCATTCGCGGAGAGCGCACCGACGTCGTCACTGTCTACGATGCGCGCACGCTGAAGCCGAAGGCGGAGATTCCGATCCCCGCCAAGCGCGGCGAGTACTATCCGGGCAATGCGTCGAATGCGCTGACCGACGACGGTCGCTTCATGGCGGTCTTCAACATCACGCCGGCCACGTCGCTGTCGATCGTCGACGTCAAGGAGCGCCGCTTCGCCGGCGAGGTCGAAGCGCCGGGCTGCAGCCTGGTCTATTCGGCCGGCCCGCGGCGCTTCTTCATGCTGTGTGCGAACGGCAGTGCGCTCGTGATCGATCTCGACGACCGCGGCGGCGTCACCAGGGCCGAGCGCACCGAGCCGTTCTTCGATTCGGTCAAGGATCCGATCACCGAAAAAGGCGTGCGCCGCGACAACGAATGGATCTTCACGTCGTACGACGGCGTGATCCATACGATCGACGTCAAGGGTCCGACGCTTGCGTTCGGCCCGACGTGGTCGCTCACGGACGACGCCGATCGCAGCGGCAACTGGCGCATCGGCGGCCTGCAGCACCTTGCGGTTCATGCCGCGAGCGGACGGCTCTACGTGCTGATGCACCAGGGTCCGGCGGGCACGCACAAGGATCCCGGCACCGAAATCTGGGTCTACGATCTCGAGGAACGAAAGCGCATCGCGCGCTTTGCGGTTCCGAGCCCGCTCGTCACGTTCATCGCCGACCAGGCCAAGCTCGGCGCGATCGACAAGCAGCCGCTGAGCACGCGCGCGACGCGGGCCGTGCTCGAGGCGACGCTGCCGAACGTCGGCGCCGAGCGCATCCTCGTTACGCAGGAGGACAAACCGCTTCTGATCGCGTCGTCGGGCTTTCCGCCGACGATTGCCGTGCTCGATGCCGAAACCGGCGCGGTCGAGCGTGAAATCCAGGAGCCCGGCGTGGGCTTCAGCCTGTTCTTCAATCCATAG